Proteins from a single region of Starkeya sp. ORNL1:
- a CDS encoding LysE family translocator, whose product MEFADLIVFAGIFVLAVASPGPAVVALLARTLARGRKGSGPLIAGLILGDLVWLSAAALGMAAVAAALGSLFFLVRLAGAAYLLYLAWKLWTAPTALGHAAELPESGSAFGLFGSGLAISMGNPKTMAFYLALLPTIIDLPRLTAAGFAELSVIIVVVMALVLGAYVGLAHRARDLVASHRAVRWINRVCGGAMAGAAVAVATK is encoded by the coding sequence ATGGAATTCGCCGACCTCATCGTCTTCGCCGGGATTTTCGTCCTCGCAGTGGCATCCCCCGGCCCGGCGGTGGTGGCGCTGCTGGCGCGCACGCTCGCCCGCGGCCGCAAGGGCTCGGGTCCGCTGATCGCCGGCCTCATCCTTGGTGACCTGGTGTGGCTCAGCGCCGCCGCGCTCGGCATGGCGGCGGTCGCGGCGGCGCTGGGCTCGCTGTTCTTCCTGGTGCGGCTCGCCGGTGCGGCCTATCTGCTCTATCTCGCCTGGAAGCTGTGGACCGCGCCGACCGCGCTCGGCCACGCCGCGGAGTTGCCGGAAAGCGGCTCGGCCTTCGGCCTGTTCGGCTCCGGGCTCGCCATCTCCATGGGCAACCCCAAGACCATGGCGTTCTATCTGGCGCTGCTGCCCACCATCATCGACCTGCCACGCCTCACGGCGGCCGGCTTCGCCGAGCTTTCCGTGATCATCGTGGTGGTGATGGCGCTGGTGCTCGGCGCCTATGTCGGGCTCGCCCACCGCGCCCGCGACCTCGTCGCCTCGCACCGCGCGGTGCGCTGGATCAACCGCGTCTGCGGCGGCGCCATGGCCGGGGCGGCGGTTGCCGTCGCCACGAAATAA
- the gyrB gene encoding DNA topoisomerase (ATP-hydrolyzing) subunit B, whose protein sequence is MADSAPTPTPEDYGAQSIQVLKGLDAVRKRPGMYIGDTDDGSGLHHMVYEVVDNAIDEALAGYATEVTVTLNPEGSVTVTDNGRGIPTDIHPEEGVSAAEVIMTQLHAGGKFNQNSYKVSGGLHGVGVSVVNALSTTLDLVIWREGKEFKMRFRDGDAEAPLAMVGPAPEGRRGTMVSFVPSPKTFTHIEFDYATLEHRLRELAFLNSGVRIVLTDARHAEVKREEMMYEGGVEAFVQYLDRSKQALLPKPVVIRAEKDGISVECALSWNDGYHENVLCFTNNIPQRDRGTHFTGFAAALTRQMVGYSDRSGIAKKEKVDPTGEDCREGLTAVLSVKVPDPKFSSQTKDKLVSSEVRPVVESLVNEALGNWLEENPNEARVVMQKVVQAAAARAAAAKARAIIRKDPLLNVASLPGKLADCQEKDPAKSELFIVEGDSAGGSAKMGRNRAFQAILPLRGKILNVERARFDKMLSSEQIGTLITALGTGIGRDDFNVEKLRYHKIIIMTDADVDGSHIRTLLLTFFFRQMPDLIDRGYIYIAQPPLYKVTRGKSEQYLKDEPSLEGYLITQGLDDSALVLASGEVRTGADLNAVVESARSFRAVMNGLHPRYNRAVAEQAALAGGLAPGLLSEEEPATAMALEVARRLDLIAEETERGWTGEADPSGYRFIRTVRGVKEVAVLDAAFVQSAEARRLDTLGAELQEVHAAPATLRRKSADTLVFGPLDLFDAVTDAGRTGIKLQRYKGLGEMNAEQLWETTLDTNARSLLQVKVKEVDAADDLFNRLMGDVVEPRREFIQDNALKASVDV, encoded by the coding sequence ATGGCTGATTCCGCGCCTACCCCGACGCCCGAGGATTATGGCGCGCAGTCCATCCAGGTGCTCAAGGGGCTGGACGCCGTCCGCAAGCGTCCGGGCATGTATATTGGCGACACCGATGACGGCTCAGGCCTCCACCACATGGTCTATGAGGTGGTGGACAATGCCATTGACGAGGCGCTCGCCGGCTACGCCACCGAAGTGACGGTGACGCTGAACCCGGAAGGCTCGGTCACCGTGACCGACAATGGCCGCGGCATTCCGACCGACATCCACCCCGAGGAGGGCGTCTCGGCGGCCGAGGTCATCATGACCCAGCTGCACGCCGGCGGTAAGTTCAACCAGAATTCCTACAAGGTCTCCGGCGGCCTGCACGGCGTCGGCGTCTCGGTGGTGAATGCGCTCTCCACCACGCTCGACCTCGTGATCTGGCGCGAGGGCAAGGAATTCAAGATGCGCTTCCGCGATGGCGACGCGGAAGCCCCGCTCGCCATGGTCGGACCGGCGCCGGAAGGCCGCCGCGGCACCATGGTGAGCTTCGTGCCGAGCCCGAAGACCTTCACTCACATCGAGTTCGACTATGCGACGCTGGAGCACCGGCTGCGCGAACTCGCCTTTCTGAATTCCGGCGTGCGCATTGTCCTCACCGACGCCCGGCATGCGGAGGTGAAGCGAGAGGAGATGATGTATGAGGGCGGCGTCGAAGCCTTCGTGCAGTATCTCGACCGCTCCAAGCAGGCATTGCTGCCGAAGCCGGTGGTGATCCGCGCCGAGAAGGACGGCATCTCTGTCGAATGCGCGCTCTCGTGGAATGACGGCTATCACGAGAATGTCCTCTGCTTCACCAACAACATCCCGCAGCGCGACCGCGGCACGCATTTCACCGGTTTCGCCGCGGCGCTGACCCGGCAGATGGTGGGCTATTCCGATCGCTCCGGCATCGCCAAGAAGGAAAAGGTCGATCCCACCGGCGAGGACTGCCGCGAAGGGCTGACCGCGGTGCTCTCGGTGAAGGTGCCGGATCCGAAATTCTCCTCGCAGACCAAGGACAAGCTGGTCTCCTCCGAGGTGCGCCCGGTCGTCGAATCGCTGGTGAACGAGGCGCTCGGCAACTGGCTCGAAGAAAACCCGAACGAAGCCCGCGTGGTGATGCAGAAGGTGGTCCAGGCCGCCGCCGCACGTGCCGCCGCCGCCAAGGCCCGCGCCATCATCCGCAAGGATCCGCTGCTGAACGTCGCCTCGCTGCCCGGCAAGCTTGCCGACTGCCAGGAGAAGGATCCGGCCAAGTCGGAACTGTTCATCGTCGAGGGTGACTCGGCCGGCGGTTCCGCCAAGATGGGCCGCAACCGCGCCTTCCAGGCGATCCTGCCGCTGCGCGGCAAGATCCTGAACGTGGAGCGCGCCCGTTTCGACAAGATGCTGTCGTCCGAGCAGATCGGCACGCTGATCACCGCGCTCGGCACTGGCATCGGCCGCGACGACTTCAATGTCGAGAAGCTGCGCTACCACAAGATCATCATCATGACGGATGCCGACGTCGACGGCTCGCACATCCGCACCCTGCTGCTGACCTTCTTCTTCCGGCAGATGCCGGACCTGATCGATCGCGGCTACATCTACATCGCCCAGCCGCCGCTCTATAAGGTCACGCGCGGCAAGTCCGAGCAGTATCTCAAGGACGAGCCCTCGCTCGAGGGCTACCTCATCACCCAGGGTTTGGACGACTCCGCCCTGGTGCTCGCCTCCGGCGAGGTGCGCACCGGCGCCGATCTCAACGCCGTGGTGGAGAGCGCCCGCTCGTTCCGCGCGGTGATGAACGGCCTGCACCCGCGCTACAACCGCGCCGTGGCCGAACAGGCGGCGCTGGCCGGAGGGCTGGCGCCAGGCCTGCTCTCCGAAGAGGAGCCGGCGACCGCCATGGCTCTGGAAGTGGCGCGCCGGCTCGACCTCATCGCCGAGGAGACCGAACGCGGCTGGACCGGCGAGGCCGATCCGTCCGGCTATCGCTTCATCCGCACCGTGCGCGGCGTGAAGGAAGTCGCCGTCCTCGATGCCGCCTTCGTGCAGTCGGCCGAGGCGCGCCGGCTCGACACCCTCGGCGCCGAGCTCCAGGAAGTGCACGCCGCCCCGGCGACGCTGCGCCGCAAGAGCGCCGATACGCTGGTGTTCGGCCCGCTCGATCTGTTCGACGCGGTGACCGATGCCGGCCGCACCGGCATCAAGCTGCAGCGTTACAAGGGTCTCGGCGAAATGAATGCCGAGCAGCTCTGGGAGACGACGCTCGACACCAATGCCCGCTCGCTCCTGCAGGTGAAGGTGAAGGAGGTCGACGCCGCCGACGACCTGTTCAACCGCCTGATGGGCGACGTCGTCGAACCACGCCGCGAGTTCATCCAGGACAACGCGCTGAAGGCCAGCGTGGACGTCTAG
- a CDS encoding HAD-IA family hydrolase produces MAPPPPRLVIFDMDDVLVRYDPDVRRAAMGALAGLSAGDVERLIWDSGIEDAADMGALSSDGYLGAVSHALGVPFGRRQWLETRRVAMRLDPDTPALARRVGERARLALLTNNGYLMREHFDALVPELRAIFGAAMHVAAEFGTKKPDPDIYRRLAALHGAAPHEAMMIDDKPGHVAGARSAGLEGHVFTGLEGLRERLQALRLV; encoded by the coding sequence ATGGCGCCTCCGCCTCCCCGCCTCGTCATCTTCGACATGGACGACGTGCTGGTGCGCTACGATCCGGACGTGCGCCGCGCCGCCATGGGCGCGCTCGCCGGGCTCAGCGCCGGCGATGTCGAGCGCCTCATCTGGGACAGCGGCATCGAGGATGCCGCCGACATGGGCGCGCTCTCCTCCGATGGCTATCTCGGCGCCGTCAGCCACGCGCTCGGCGTGCCGTTCGGCCGCCGGCAATGGCTGGAGACGCGGCGCGTGGCGATGCGGCTCGATCCGGACACCCCGGCACTGGCGCGGCGCGTCGGCGAGCGGGCGCGGCTCGCCCTGCTCACCAACAACGGCTACCTGATGCGCGAGCACTTCGACGCTCTGGTGCCGGAGCTGCGCGCCATCTTCGGCGCGGCCATGCATGTCGCCGCCGAGTTCGGCACCAAGAAGCCGGATCCGGACATCTACCGCCGCCTCGCCGCCCTGCATGGCGCCGCCCCCCACGAGGCGATGATGATCGACGACAAGCCGGGCCACGTTGCCGGCGCGCGCAGTGCCGGGCTGGAAGGCCACGTCTTCACCGGCCTTGAAGGACTGAGGGAACGCCTGCAGGCACTGCGGCTGGTCTGA
- a CDS encoding enoyl-CoA hydratase, whose amino-acid sequence MPYDNIIVETNSRVGIITLNRPKALNALNSALIAELNRALDGFEADPGIGCIVLTGSERAFAAGADVKEMQPLAFPATYIEDFITSWERLSRCRKPVIAAVAGYALGGGCEIAMMCDIILAADNAKFGQPEIQLGIMPGAGGSQRLTRAIGKSKAMEMCLTGRTMDAVEAERLGLVARVVPLAELMAETMKVADKIAALSPQAAMMTKESVNRAFETTLAEGIRFERRLFQALFATADQKEGMGAFVEKRTPDFTGR is encoded by the coding sequence ATGCCCTACGACAACATCATCGTGGAGACGAACAGCCGCGTCGGCATCATCACGCTCAACCGGCCGAAGGCGCTCAATGCGCTCAACAGCGCGCTGATCGCCGAGCTGAACCGGGCGCTCGACGGCTTCGAGGCCGATCCCGGCATTGGCTGCATCGTGCTCACCGGCTCGGAGCGCGCCTTCGCCGCCGGGGCGGACGTGAAGGAGATGCAGCCCCTCGCCTTCCCCGCCACCTACATCGAAGACTTCATCACCAGCTGGGAACGGCTGTCGCGCTGCCGCAAGCCGGTCATCGCAGCGGTGGCGGGCTATGCGCTCGGCGGTGGCTGCGAGATCGCGATGATGTGCGACATCATCCTCGCCGCCGACAATGCCAAGTTCGGCCAGCCCGAGATCCAGCTCGGCATCATGCCCGGCGCCGGCGGCTCGCAGCGCCTGACGCGGGCAATCGGCAAGTCCAAGGCGATGGAGATGTGCCTCACCGGCCGCACCATGGACGCCGTGGAGGCCGAGCGCCTCGGCCTCGTCGCCCGGGTGGTACCGCTCGCCGAGCTGATGGCCGAGACCATGAAGGTCGCGGACAAGATCGCCGCGCTGTCGCCGCAGGCGGCGATGATGACCAAGGAGAGCGTCAACCGCGCCTTCGAGACCACTTTGGCGGAAGGCATCCGCTTCGAGCGCCGGCTGTTCCAGGCGCTGTTCGCCACCGCCGACCAGAAGGAAGGCATGGGCGCCTTCGTCGAGAAGCGCACGCCCGACTTCACCGGACGCTGA
- the recF gene encoding DNA replication/repair protein RecF, which translates to MSTASARITRLRLTNFRSYRAADITAGDGPVVLVGPNGAGKTNLLEAISFLSPGRGLRRAQLGEVAARDSEGVPTESWAVSATVEGAYGEVTLGTGVEADANAESGRSRRTRIDREPVSSASAFADHIRVVWLTPEMDGLFLGPPGDRRRFLDRLVLAVDAEHGARVNALERALRSRNRLLEEPSPDARYLDAVEQELAALAVAVAAARAETVRRLAAGIAAGRDDASPFPWATIALDGAVERALAQRPATLVEDEYRATLRTGRGRDRAAGRTLEGPHLTDLIVGHGPKAIPAAQGSTGEQKALLIGLALAHARLVGEMAGIAPVILLDDVVAYLDPARRAALFEALDALGAQVWMTGADPAAFAALQGRAERFTVRPGKVEREG; encoded by the coding sequence GTGAGCACGGCCTCCGCCCGCATCACCCGCTTGCGCCTCACCAATTTCCGCAGCTATCGCGCGGCGGACATCACCGCCGGTGACGGCCCGGTGGTGCTGGTGGGGCCGAACGGCGCGGGCAAGACCAATCTGCTGGAAGCCATCTCCTTCCTCTCGCCGGGCCGCGGGCTGCGCCGCGCCCAGCTTGGCGAGGTGGCCGCGCGCGATAGCGAGGGCGTTCCGACCGAAAGCTGGGCGGTGTCCGCCACGGTCGAGGGCGCCTATGGCGAGGTGACGCTCGGCACCGGGGTCGAGGCGGACGCCAACGCCGAGAGCGGACGCTCGCGCCGCACCCGCATCGACCGCGAGCCGGTGTCCTCCGCCAGCGCCTTTGCCGATCATATCCGCGTCGTCTGGCTGACGCCGGAGATGGACGGGCTGTTCCTCGGCCCGCCCGGCGACCGGCGCCGCTTCCTCGACCGGCTGGTGCTGGCGGTCGATGCCGAGCACGGCGCGCGGGTCAACGCGCTGGAGCGGGCGCTGCGCTCGCGCAACCGCCTGCTGGAGGAGCCCTCCCCCGACGCGCGCTATCTCGACGCGGTGGAGCAGGAACTGGCCGCGCTCGCCGTCGCGGTCGCGGCGGCGCGGGCGGAGACGGTGCGGCGCCTCGCCGCCGGCATCGCGGCGGGCCGCGACGACGCCTCGCCATTTCCCTGGGCGACAATCGCGCTCGACGGCGCGGTCGAGCGGGCGCTGGCCCAGCGCCCGGCGACCCTGGTCGAGGACGAGTACCGCGCCACGCTGCGCACCGGGCGTGGGCGCGACCGGGCGGCAGGGCGCACGCTGGAAGGCCCGCATCTGACCGACCTCATTGTCGGCCACGGTCCCAAGGCGATCCCGGCGGCGCAGGGCTCGACCGGCGAGCAGAAGGCGCTGCTGATCGGCCTCGCGCTCGCCCATGCCCGCCTCGTCGGCGAGATGGCCGGCATCGCGCCGGTGATCCTGCTCGACGACGTCGTCGCCTATCTCGACCCGGCGCGGCGCGCGGCGCTGTTCGAGGCGCTCGACGCGCTCGGCGCGCAGGTCTGGATGACCGGCGCCGACCCCGCCGCCTTCGCCGCGCTGCAGGGCCGGGCGGAACGGTTCACGGTGCGGCCGGGGAAGGTAGAGCGGGAGGGGTGA
- the rpsT gene encoding 30S ribosomal protein S20: MANTPSAKKAARKIARRTDVNKNRRSRMRTYVRKVEEALAAGNKAAAGAALKDAEPEIMRAAQKGVLHKSTASRKVSRLTQAVAKLGA, from the coding sequence ATGGCCAATACGCCTTCCGCCAAGAAGGCGGCCCGCAAGATCGCGCGCCGCACCGACGTCAACAAGAACCGCCGCTCGCGGATGCGCACCTATGTGCGCAAGGTCGAGGAAGCGCTTGCCGCCGGTAACAAGGCCGCTGCCGGCGCCGCGCTGAAGGATGCCGAGCCGGAGATCATGCGCGCCGCCCAGAAGGGCGTGCTGCACAAGAGCACCGCCTCGCGCAAGGTCTCGCGCCTGACTCAGGCGGTCGCCAAGCTCGGCGCCTGA
- a CDS encoding GNAT family N-acetyltransferase yields MTEQPTILYAVEPTLPVAEFRQVLVDSGLGGIRPVDDLPRLDVMLANANLLVTARLAGTGALVGVARGMTDFSWICYISEIGVSRDAQGLGIGKGLLDEVCRRLGPQVALVLASVPEAVGFYERFGMERVADAFWHRRKA; encoded by the coding sequence ATGACCGAGCAGCCCACCATCCTCTACGCCGTTGAACCCACCCTCCCCGTCGCCGAGTTCCGCCAGGTGCTGGTGGACTCCGGCCTCGGCGGCATCCGACCGGTCGACGACCTGCCGCGCCTGGACGTGATGCTCGCGAACGCCAATCTGCTCGTGACCGCCCGCCTCGCCGGTACCGGCGCGCTGGTCGGCGTCGCTCGCGGCATGACCGATTTTTCCTGGATCTGCTATATCTCCGAAATTGGCGTATCCCGCGACGCGCAGGGGCTCGGCATCGGCAAAGGCCTGCTGGACGAGGTTTGCCGCCGATTGGGCCCGCAAGTCGCCCTGGTACTCGCCTCGGTGCCCGAAGCCGTCGGCTTCTATGAGCGGTTCGGCATGGAACGGGTCGCGGACGCCTTCTGGCATCGGCGCAAAGCCTAG
- the mutM gene encoding bifunctional DNA-formamidopyrimidine glycosylase/DNA-(apurinic or apyrimidinic site) lyase has translation MPELPEVETVRRGLAPVMEGALIREAEVRRPDLRWPLPERMAERLVGRRVIGLGRRAKYLTADLDDAGSGAEVLIMHLGMSGSFRIDMGNASVTPGVFELPRSKAEAHDHVVLHMGSGARITYNDPRRFGAMLMVPRADLEAHPLFRDLGPEPLGNAFDAAYLAAAVARRATSLKAALLDQKIVAGLGNIYVSEALHRAHLSPERVASSLATAKGGPSAGAVRLVDAVRDVLNEAIVAGGSTLRDHAQVDGTLGYFQHRFRVYDREDAPCPTPGCRGLVHRMVQNGRSTFYCKNCQK, from the coding sequence ATGCCCGAATTGCCCGAAGTCGAGACCGTGCGCCGCGGCCTTGCCCCCGTCATGGAGGGCGCGCTGATCCGCGAGGCCGAGGTGCGGCGCCCGGACCTGCGCTGGCCGCTGCCGGAGCGCATGGCCGAGCGGCTTGTCGGCCGCCGCGTCATCGGGCTCGGCCGGCGAGCCAAATACCTCACGGCCGATCTCGACGATGCCGGCAGTGGGGCCGAGGTGCTGATCATGCATCTCGGCATGTCCGGCTCGTTCCGCATCGATATGGGCAACGCCAGCGTTACGCCGGGCGTGTTCGAACTGCCGCGCTCCAAGGCGGAGGCGCACGACCATGTGGTGCTGCACATGGGTTCGGGCGCGCGCATCACCTATAATGACCCGCGCCGCTTCGGCGCCATGCTGATGGTACCGCGCGCCGATCTGGAGGCGCACCCGCTGTTCCGCGACCTCGGGCCGGAGCCGCTCGGCAATGCCTTCGACGCCGCCTATCTCGCCGCCGCCGTGGCGCGGCGCGCGACCTCGCTGAAAGCCGCGCTGCTCGACCAGAAGATCGTCGCCGGGCTCGGCAATATCTATGTCAGCGAGGCGCTGCACCGCGCCCACCTCTCGCCGGAGCGCGTTGCCTCCAGCCTCGCCACCGCCAAGGGCGGGCCGAGCGCGGGCGCGGTGCGCCTGGTCGATGCCGTGCGCGACGTCCTGAACGAGGCGATCGTCGCCGGCGGCTCGACCTTGCGCGACCATGCGCAGGTCGACGGCACGCTCGGCTATTTCCAGCACCGCTTCCGCGTCTATGACCGCGAGGATGCGCCCTGCCCGACGCCGGGCTGCCGCGGCCTGGTCCATCGCATGGTGCAGAACGGCCGCTCCACCTTCTATTGTAAGAACTGCCAGAAATAG
- the dnaA gene encoding chromosomal replication initiator protein DnaA, with protein sequence MFKPDTVDFFDREDNLHDKEAATDARAPGESNARDAWERVRRRLRAEIGEEVYSSWFPRIELDGVSAGLVRLSVPTRFLKAWIQQHYLDRLGELWREELSAARVELVVRSAVMRAPGALAPRAAAPRPNDARGQDAARQGSVRGLDSRESTQPDEARSASIHAGGSPLDPRLTFETYRLGSSNRLAHAAALKVAEAPEGAGAVFNPLYLHAAVGLGKTHLLQAIASFGAARGRRVVYLTAERFMYGFVNALKNQSSLAFKEQLRGIDTLIIDDLQFLQGKSVQQEFCHTLNALMDAGRQVVIAADRPPAELDALEERVRSRLAAGLVVEIAPLDEELRLAILTARVTALGQQHPGFTVPADVISFIARHCGQNGRDLDGALNRLLAHNQLTSRAITLEMAETAVRDLVRSSEPKRVRVDDILRIVAKHYNVTRADILSQRRTANVVKPRQVAMYLAKTLTLRSLPEIGRRFGGRDHTTVLHAVRKIEGLVGSDRSLADEVEALKRLVNE encoded by the coding sequence ATGTTCAAACCAGATACCGTGGATTTCTTCGACCGTGAGGACAACCTCCATGACAAGGAGGCGGCGACCGACGCCCGCGCGCCCGGCGAAAGCAATGCGCGGGATGCCTGGGAGCGTGTGCGCCGCAGGCTGCGGGCCGAGATCGGCGAAGAGGTCTATTCGAGCTGGTTCCCGCGTATCGAGCTCGACGGTGTGAGTGCGGGCCTGGTGCGCCTGTCGGTGCCGACGCGCTTCCTGAAGGCATGGATTCAGCAGCATTATCTCGATCGGCTCGGCGAATTGTGGCGCGAGGAGCTGTCCGCCGCGCGCGTCGAACTGGTGGTGCGCAGCGCGGTGATGCGCGCCCCTGGTGCGCTGGCGCCCCGCGCCGCCGCGCCTCGTCCCAACGATGCGCGCGGCCAGGATGCGGCCCGCCAGGGCTCCGTTCGCGGCCTTGATAGCCGCGAGTCCACTCAGCCGGACGAGGCGCGCAGCGCGTCCATCCATGCGGGTGGCTCGCCGCTCGATCCGCGCCTCACCTTCGAGACCTATCGCCTCGGCTCGTCGAACCGCCTCGCCCATGCCGCCGCGCTGAAGGTGGCAGAGGCGCCGGAAGGCGCGGGCGCGGTGTTCAACCCGCTCTATCTCCATGCCGCGGTCGGGCTCGGCAAGACGCACCTGTTGCAGGCCATTGCCTCGTTCGGTGCGGCGCGTGGGCGCCGGGTGGTGTACCTCACCGCCGAGCGCTTCATGTACGGCTTCGTCAATGCGCTGAAGAACCAGTCCTCGCTGGCCTTCAAGGAGCAGCTGCGCGGCATCGACACGCTGATCATCGACGACCTGCAATTCCTCCAGGGCAAGAGCGTGCAGCAGGAATTCTGCCACACCCTCAACGCCTTGATGGACGCCGGCCGGCAGGTGGTGATCGCCGCCGACCGTCCTCCGGCGGAACTCGACGCGCTGGAGGAGCGGGTGCGCTCGCGCCTGGCCGCCGGGCTGGTGGTGGAGATCGCCCCGCTCGACGAGGAACTGCGCCTCGCCATCCTCACCGCGCGCGTCACCGCGCTCGGCCAGCAGCATCCGGGCTTCACCGTGCCGGCGGACGTCATCTCCTTCATCGCCCGTCATTGCGGGCAGAACGGGCGTGATCTCGACGGCGCGCTGAACCGGCTGCTGGCGCACAACCAGCTCACCTCGCGCGCCATCACTCTGGAGATGGCGGAGACCGCGGTGCGCGACCTGGTGCGCTCGAGCGAACCGAAGCGGGTGCGGGTCGACGACATCCTTCGCATCGTCGCCAAGCACTACAACGTGACCCGCGCCGATATCCTCTCGCAGCGCCGCACCGCGAATGTGGTGAAGCCGCGCCAGGTGGCGATGTATCTCGCCAAGACCCTGACGCTGCGTTCGCTGCCCGAGATCGGCCGACGCTTCGGCGGCCGGGACCACACCACCGTGCTGCACGCGGTGCGCAAGATCGAAGGCCTGGTCGGCAGCGACCGCTCGCTGGCCGACGAGGTCGAGGCGCTGAAGCGTCTGGTCAACGAGTAG
- the dnaN gene encoding DNA polymerase III subunit beta: MKVTVERAELLKSLAHVHRVVERRNTIPILANVLMRTDARGLALKATDLDIEIIETIPAEVGQEGATTVPAHTIYDIVRKLPEGSQVQIETSGDRGTLTVRAGRSRFALQTLPENDFPDIAAGEMSHRFTVQAGDLKRLVDKTQFAISTEETRYYLNGIYLHVAEAAGPVLRAVATDGHRLAQAEIAAPAGSAGMAGVIVPRKAVAEIQRLLDDAEAEITVELSTAKIRVLLDRVVLTSKLIDGTFPDYGRVIPVGNDKTLVVDKAGFASAVDRVSTVASERGRAVKLSIADGKLTLSVTNPDSGSATEEIEVEYGSEPLDIGFNSRYLLDITAQIEGETAELKLADAGSPTLVQDPERRGALYVLMPMRV; the protein is encoded by the coding sequence ATGAAGGTCACTGTCGAGCGGGCCGAGTTGCTCAAGTCTCTCGCCCACGTCCACCGTGTCGTCGAGCGGCGCAACACCATTCCGATCCTGGCGAACGTGCTGATGCGCACCGATGCGCGCGGCCTCGCCCTGAAGGCGACCGATCTCGACATCGAGATCATCGAGACCATTCCCGCCGAGGTCGGCCAGGAAGGCGCCACCACGGTGCCGGCGCACACCATCTACGACATCGTGCGCAAGCTGCCCGAAGGCTCGCAGGTGCAGATCGAGACCTCTGGCGACCGCGGCACGCTCACCGTGCGCGCCGGCCGCTCGCGGTTCGCTTTGCAGACGCTGCCCGAGAATGACTTCCCGGACATCGCCGCCGGCGAGATGAGCCATCGCTTTACCGTGCAGGCGGGCGATCTCAAGCGTCTCGTCGACAAGACGCAGTTCGCCATCTCGACCGAAGAGACCCGCTATTATCTCAACGGCATCTATCTGCATGTCGCCGAGGCCGCCGGCCCGGTGCTGCGAGCCGTGGCGACCGACGGGCACCGCCTCGCCCAGGCCGAGATCGCGGCCCCGGCGGGCTCTGCCGGCATGGCCGGCGTGATCGTGCCGCGCAAGGCGGTGGCCGAGATCCAGCGCCTGCTCGACGACGCCGAGGCCGAGATCACAGTGGAGCTCTCCACCGCCAAGATCCGCGTACTGCTCGACCGCGTGGTGCTGACCTCGAAACTGATCGACGGCACCTTCCCGGACTATGGCCGCGTCATCCCGGTCGGCAATGACAAGACGCTGGTGGTGGACAAGGCCGGCTTCGCCTCGGCGGTCGACCGCGTCTCCACCGTCGCCAGCGAGCGCGGCCGCGCGGTGAAGCTCTCCATCGCCGACGGCAAGCTGACCTTGTCCGTCACCAATCCGGACTCCGGCAGCGCGACCGAGGAGATCGAGGTCGAGTACGGCTCGGAGCCGCTCGATATCGGCTTCAACAGCCGGTATCTGCTCGACATCACCGCGCAGATCGAGGGCGAGACCGCTGAGCTGAAGCTGGCGGACGCCGGCTCGCCGACCCTGGTCCAGGACCCCGAGCGCCGCGGCGCGCTCTATGTCCTGATGCCGATGCGCGTGTGA